In Miscanthus floridulus cultivar M001 chromosome 8, ASM1932011v1, whole genome shotgun sequence, the sequence GCTGGGTTGAACTTCTGCGTGAAATACTGGTCCTCTACTGGATGTCCCAACAACGACGCTTTGGCCGAGTGGTTAAGGCGTGTGCCTGCTAAGTACATGGGGTTTCCCCGCGAGAGTTCGAATCTCTCAGGCGTCGTTTATCTTTTTGTCCTTTTTTATCGCTCTGCCCTGTTTTCTCTTTTTGTCCTTTTTTATTATCGCTCTGCCCTGTTAATTTGTTATATTGTTTCTGTTATCTACTAGAACACTGGGGGAGCCTCATTGTTCCCGACAGAACTACCTACAAAATTCATCATGTTTACCTTCTATATATatgatctttatttattttgcctccacaattaaaacaaaaaaaatagtatTTGCATAATTTAAAATAACATAGACTCAATATATTATTACAACACAATATACTTTTAAATTTCGAAATTCAAATGTCAAATTGTCTACATCAACAAGACGAGCTAAAGCGATATGCATGGCAAATACAACCACACTATGACACACAACGACGTGGCCACAAATACAACACAttcggcgtgttcgctggttgatttctgggctggtttgagctagctggtgctggtttgttgtgagagaaaaacattgttggttggttgaataagcctgactgaaaccaacaagcgaacagggtgattgaTGTCACTGAGGGAGTCAGGAAGTCCAAAAATGAGTATCAAATCTATAAATCTTCAGAAGCCACGGCTTATAGGGTCATAGTTAGGCCATCAACATGCCCTGAATAATATCCTTTCTAATCTGTTGGACAATTCTTTCACCACCTATACATATAATCTATGCAACCCAGTATGCCCGAACATCCTCTCCTCTCATTTGAGGTCATCAGCTTCCTAGTGTCCTCAACATTTAGTGGCCTCGagtactaagagcatctccaagagtacccaataAACCTTTTCAATCCATGATTTTTGGGAAGAATGAAAAAAAACCCATCTCCAACAATTCCCAATATCACCTCCTAACCTTTTGGTGCTCGGAAAAAATGACCAAACATGCTCAAAATGACCAGTGGCGGGGGCAACGTGGGCGCCATGCTCACGCAGCTCATCTTCTTCCATGTATCCAAGTACAAGACGGAGACAGGGATCAAGTACATGGGTATCAAGACGAAGACGGAGACGGAGAAGAAGGCGCAAAGAAAAATTCTTGTGGGATCAAAATTTGATGTTTTAGGAATGAAATATTAGAAACTGTTGGAGACAATCTTATTTATTCCTCTCAATATGTTTTGTCAAGTTGGAAAACACCATCGTTTGGGAAAGAATtattgggtactcttggagatgctctaatctcCAAAGACATCCACTACTGTTTTGACAAAATGCTTGAAGGACTTAGGGCCTAATTGTTTGGCTACCAAAATTTGCCATGCCCAAGATTTGGCAAGAAAAAATTGCCAAAACTTAGCCAAAAATATTTGCCATAAATTTGACATGCCAATTGTGAGACATTGGTAAATTTTTGTACCAATCTAAATGACTACCAAAATCTTGGCTTGCCTAAGTTTTGGCAACTAAATTTTGGCCACCAACCAAAATCATTGTGTTTTCTGCTATTCTCATTAATCCATTGACTCAGCTGGTAAATCATATGCAAGCATGCAGAATGAACCAACAGTTTTCTACAATGCGATTGCACCAAGAAGTCCTAAAACATTTGACCTTTGTCTGAAAGTCATTATGAGCTTTCGTGCCATCAACAATCCGCAAAAAGAGATTTCCTAACATACGAAACCTTCTCCTGAAAATTTATCATTATACACGGACATATCTTGTTGTCATCAAACAAAACCATCTGCAAATGGTCATAGTACATATGATATCAAGGAGGTGTCGGGCAGGGTGACATACCTTGTTGGAGTAGGGGCGACAGTGTGAAGGCGGCGGCGGGCACGGAGGAGGGGTCGGCGCTGGGTTGGGCAAGGTGGCAGCGAGATTGGGCAGAGAGGAGCCAGGTTTGGGCAGGGAGAAGGCGGGATCAAGCGGTGAGGTGATGTTGCCGAGCCTAGAGGCAGTGTCACTGAGTGTGGAGGCGGCGGCTGATAGAGAGGAGGCAAGATCCAAACATGAGACGTTGGAGTTGGGCGTGGAGGCAGCGATGCCGATCCACAAGGAGACGGGATGGGGCATGGCCGGTGATGAAACCGAACGAATACGTGGGGATGGAGGATTTGGGTAGCCTTCAAATCTAGGAGGCCAAGCGGGTAGTCTTCTGgaggttgtttttttttttttttttttttttgcttcactgCACAAATATAGAGTAGAAAGCGTGTTAGATAGTCTACTGAAGATGCTTTTGGACCATAGAGGGCTCCGGGGCATCCTTGTCACAAACAGTTTTCTAAAGACCAGAGGAAAGGCAGCTGAGCCCACATTGCGATACATGGATTTGGTGCCCTGCTTGACGCTCTTCAAATGATTTATATGTATTCCTACATCACCTGCAACCTCCGTTGTAGTCTAGCTGGTTAGGATACTCGGCTCTCACCCGAGAGACCCGGGTTCGAGTCCCGGCAACGGAATATTTTTCCTCTTTTTGGTACACAAAATGTTTTTTTGTTTCAACATTTAACACTTcttttttaaattaaaaaaatagaaaCGGCCGGGGACTATTTCAAACACAATGAGCGTGGGACGAAACAAAACTGGAGAGATTAATCGTTTTGTTCACTCAAATTGATTCCAGTCTGCAGCTGCGCTTGCAATTCCAGCAAGACTGGATTGACTATCCAACGAACACCATTGGGACCTGGACTGGACGTGTGCAACACCACATGTCCACATCCAACCCACATGGGCATGGTTTTCTAAAGATTATACTGCCTTGTTCAAGGCCTGTAACCTTCAGAAATGCAAATGGTATCATATCGTAGATCATGAATATTCGGTTACAACTGCAACTTGCAAACATGCTCTCCATGACCTACATGGTACCATATATCATAGTACCAGTGCAAGCTGTAAACCAAGGAATCATTGTTGTATTGTATAGTATCCAGTCCAAATAATCAAGTCAAACCACACTGCATGCGCCATTTGCCACAAAATACTGAGAACTTGACAGGGAAACAAGGAGGGACACCATTGGCGTACTGGCATGACCACCATATAATGGGAAGCATAATTTTCCATTGAAGTGAAATAAGTAAAAATAAACTTAGTACGACTACATCATGTCTACTTGTGGAACAGAGAGAACAGGATACTTTTTTTTTGCTCAAACACGGGAAATACCTTCTAAGCAAGTTACCTAATTGCCACAACTTCGTCAGTCACACACCAGATAATCACAAGGCAGAAAGGAGGAAATGAAACAAACATATCGCTCAATGCCTCGACAAAGAGATGAGAACTCGCTGCAGCCGCCAGTAAACCTAGAGGGTGGGACCATCCATGCTGTTTCGCTGAAGCAAGACGCGACGATAATAAAACCATGGCACCTTCGCCCTTGTTTCTTTGTCTACTGATCATTAAATCACAAAATGGAGCACGCCCCCCTCTgcacctttttcttcttctttgccttagGTGGCTGCAGCACAACCTTTATCGCCGCATCGAACACACCCTTTACGTTCTGCGATTCAGGTAGGAATAAAAATGAAGCCTGTTAGTATGTCACATGATATTACATGTTTAGCAGATGGTTGAGCAGATGGCAATACTAGTTGGGTCTTTGAGCTGCATTCGATGTAGTATGGTGCGCCTATTTGCTTTCTTAGCTCCTCTCCCTATTGGTGGCAAGGTAACCATGTTATACAACAGTCACTGAACAAGAAGAAAATCAGGAAAAACTTGACAAAATTCACTACATCTCAAAGCATTTATGTAGTACTACTAGAGCAAAAAGGGCAGTAAACCACCCATAACCATACCTGTGCAGTAGTGATAGGGACAGCACCAGGATGGTCCACAAAgaactgcttgtcatctcgaaGATCTGTCAGTGAAATGTGCATTGTGAAAATATAAGGCTGTGTAGCTTGCAATCTGAGGCTTTATGCTAGGCTATGCATGGGTTCATGTACAAGTTATGCCACTAGTTAAATATTATGTATAAACATTGTAAGAACATAGAACAAAAAGCAAAATCATTGAACCTAACAGGAAAAATAGCAAACTGAGGGACAGCTAACCATTACCTGTTGCATTGGTTTAACAAAACAATAAATCAATACAGAAAGTACATTTTGTAAACCAGGTAGGATCCATGCTATTATCTTTTGTTAGAAAAAGGTTTTACAAAGGGTACTTGGGTTACCAGTTCACCAAAAACACAAACACAAATTCAGGCAACACCAAGAGCTACGACTACTCGACCCCTGCTTTTATTGTgtacagattttttttttcatcacATGATGTTAACAACATTGCTAAATTCCTGCACAGTTATCATATAAATAACTAACAAAATGATCCTGTATAACCAAGTCCAATCATTTGGTCTATCAAAACTAGCATCAGAAGGTTGGATTTCAAAAAAAATTAGGACCAAATCATTCTTACCAAGCTTTGTCCCTACGAGAATTATTGGCACACCAGGTGCATAATGCTTCAGTTCAGGTATCCACTGAAAATAGATAGGGGTTCAGAGTCAGCAAACAAGAAGTTTGGGAGCCATCTCTGTATTAATAACCGTATTCAAAAATTGATTTTTGGAGATCTGTTTCCAGTACAATTTAGTATTATAATTTATTTTACTGAGAAAAAATAATCACTCAGAATACGATCAAGCTAGAAGCAATGAATTTTGTCACATAATCAGCTAAATGAAGACTGTCAGGTAAATGAGCTAAAAACAAGCATGTCCAGAGAACATTGGGATAAAGTGACATGTAGAGCAAACAAAACCAAATATAGAATATAAGAATCAGTGTCTTGCCTTCTTCGAAACATTCTCATAGCTGGCCTTACTGATCAGTGAGAAAGCCAGAAGAAAAACATCAGCTCCACGATAGCTCAGTGGTCTCAGTCTGTTGTAATCCTCTTGACCTGTTGCAGTTGCAAAGATGGAAGTTTAACCATTTTGATGAACAAGGAAAAAAGGATATGCacacggaaagaagaaagagcatCATAAGTAGCAAAACAGGACAGCACAGCTAGTCACCTGCAGTGTCCCAGAGGCCGAGGTTGACAGTGTTACCATCAACCACAACGTTAGCACTGAAGTTGTCAAACACCGTCGGAACATAGTCCTGGCAGAAGAGCAATGGCGACAACAGTAAGTGTACTACATATATCACTAAAAGCGCAACTAATTTCATAAACCAGAAAAATGGGCAGAGGACAATGGGAGAGGACAAGAGGGAATGAATGAAGGCACGTCGCACGCCCACCGTAAACGCAAAGCAACTAGAAAAGTTTGTCTGATTGTCTGAGGATAACCCTACCGAAATGATACACTAGACCTCCACAAGCATGGAGGGCGGTCCACAGTGGTCCTACGGATATAGTAGCCCATGGTCACGCTTACTCAGGGCTCCAAGCTAATCTACCACAAAAAATTCACGCGCGAAAATCAAAATCGCATCTTTTGAAGAAGAAAAAATCCCAGTGCAATGGATATACACTAGAGTACATGGCCAAAACAAATTTTCGAAAGAGATATTTTCTATTGGAAAAGGAGGCATGCGTAAAAAAAAATCCAGTGCTATGATATACTACACTGGTACATggccaaaaaaaatttctttgaaaGAGATATTTTGTATATGAAAAGAAGGCATGCGTGAAAAGCTAGCGTCGCTTTTGGTGCAACAACCAGTGTGGAATTGCGTGAAGTGAGACAATGGCGATCCATTTCACCAACGATACGGAAGGCGTGAGTAGTGGAGGAGGGTACAAGGCAGCCAGGCCAGGCAGGGTAACTAAAAAAGTCGGGAAAGTGATCTCGGTCTGGTACTCTGATTGATGAAACGGATCGAGGCGGTGGTGCAGGAGCTGGGACAGGGAAAGCGAGCCAGATTAGCAAGGGAATCTACATTTCCCCCAGATTTTTCAGAAACTCCTATTATATGAATGTAATGTTATTTGTACACGAACGAGGCAATCCCTGCAACCCTAGCGCGTTTAGGGTCTGATTTGGGAACAGCGCGGAAAAGATCCCCTTTCGGTTTCCTCCAAAACCAAAGGGCAGCTGGCGTGGTACGCGACCGACGAACCCtaattaaaaacaaaaacaaaaggtGGCAGCAATTCGCAGCCGCATTGTGGTAACCGGGGCGGAATTGACGAGCGAGGGGCGAATCGAGGACGTAGGTGGGGAATTTCCACCGAATCCAGCGCCCCAGATCGATCAAGACCGCCGCCGCAATTCAAAATCCCGGGACAGAAAAAATGAAATCTCCGCAGAGGAGCAGCaagcaggaggaggaagaggaggaggaggggagaggcGTACGGTGGGGAAGGTGTTGGAGGTGTAGGAGATGAGCATGCAGGTCTTGCCGACGGCGCCGTCCCCGACCGTGACGCACTTTATGAACCTGGACGCGCTCATCCTCTTCCGCCCTCCCTCTCGCTACGGGGTGCTTCAAGGGGGGGGGGAGAGAGGCCTTCTGCTGGTTCTTCCTCCTCCTACCTCCTTCCCGTGGTAGTCTggatggagaagaagaggagaggtgGTGGAAAGGGGGGGGCGAGCGGCTGGTttgagggaggaagaagggggagacTGGGAGAGGAAGCCGGGTGGCGGGAGGGGCGCGGCGGGTGGTTAAGATCGGGAGGGAGGGGGGGCGCGGACAAATGGAGGGAGGCGCGGGCGAGGCGGGAGAGGGTTGCGGGGGTGGAGGGAGGGAAGCGGTCTCCGCGCCGGGATGGTGggtgctgctggtggtggtggtggaggtggggagagagagagggtagAGTGGGTGGTGGCCCGGCGCGGCGCTGggtggggagagagagaggagcgggGAGGAGGGGTGGCCACGGTGTGCGCGCGCATCATTTCGTTCTGGAGACTTTTTCGCTccgtgccattataaaagatcgtaatcccctgtatcctgaaaaaattcagcgctTTTTAATATTACTAtttcaactttttcgtgtcctccatgtCACTTTtatcagtttgggctctaacaccgtcaaactgcaggtgtgaaaagacgaaaatacccttaagtttaaatatgttattaaatttttttttgagcatcttaacgacttcaaatgaaaaaaactcaaaactagaaagttgtagatctcgtcgagatctataattttcatataaaatttattttcataTAAACTCAATtgtgaaattaaatgaaaataatttttatatgaaaattatagatctcgacgagatctacaactttctagttttgagttttttcatttgaagtcgttaagatgctaaaaaaattaataacatatttagacttaagggtattttcgtcttttcacacctacagtttgacggcgttagagccaaaCTGAcagaagtggcatggaggacacgaaaaagttagagtagtgacgctgaagaccgctgaatttttccaGAGACACACAAAGGAttgcgatcttttataatggccctgtgtgcccttataaaagatcgcaATCCCCTGCCTACCtgcctgccctgccctgcctCTACCTGCCtgcctgccctgccctgccctgcccccGTGCATTATTACTCCCCTGCACTACACCTCCTATACTTCGTTATTAGGATTagtgttatttatttattttccgaACCAAGATTAGTGTTATTTATCACACAAGCTATTTCAATTTTTGGTCAATTTATTTATAGTTATCTTCGCTAGTTTGCGATGAGATTCGCCTCGTTCTGCTCCATCTCTGGCGGGTTAGGGTTTAGAGTTTGAGGACCTAAGGTCACGATGAGGGTTTCGGGGGTTAGAGGAAGAAGAGCTGAGGGAGGAAGGTTGGTTTGTCGGCGGAGGCGATTGGCGGATGTGGAGGTCGAGGTGGAGGTTAGGGTATGTGTGGCAGAGAATGGTGAGCGATCAGGTTAGGTCGTTACCTAGCGAGGTGATCGAAGTCGACGTGACAAGCTCTTAGGTGCAACCGCATGATGATGTGTGTTGTAACGTAGATAGAGATTTAATGGTTTAAGATTTATGTGGAGGAGCGAGATACCAGGGTGTAGTATAAATgcatcttttctattttctttaaaacTTCAACAAAGAGACTTTGCAAATAGCCGGATATACTAGTACTAGAGCCATCACATGGGAGGTGGGTTCctgtcttttgttttttttttaaacaaagATTATCCTTTCTCATGAATGGAGATTGATGCATAATCATCTTCATCATGTCACCGTGTTCATTGTGCCTAACTTTCTAATGATATTTTTTTAACACAAATGGTAATATTCCAACACGAATACTTTCGCTAAGAATGCCATAATATTACGGCATGGATATTTTTGTACGACAGGCTAATGCATGCTTGCAAGTGACGTTTATCCAGCAGCAAAAGCCAATGTGTCATTACCATTTCCCAAATGTTGCTTAAGGGCACTCTTCAACTGCCCGGTTGTCTCGTCCTCTTTGATGATGTCTGTTCCCTAATCATCATACCCTTCTCCTTTTATATGTGTCTACCAGCTGCCCACATACtaccattttattttattttactgTGCCTTTCATTTGGGGCCATCTAGGCACAAGGCGTCCTTGCTTCTTTTTCTAGTGAACGACTCAACTGCCCTTGCGTTTAGGTGAACATTTCTGCAGCCCAAAAGTTGCTACTACGAACTGTGTCCAACAACCAGCAGGTAACACCATCGAGAATAATGTCCAGAGAAACAGGGAAAGTGAGATTTGTTTGTTGCCACAAAAAAAGAACAACATTCAGTGCTTGACATCCCATCTGATATGATGTATGAACTACAATTACTGATAATAAATAAATACTTTGCTTAAACCTTTAAATCCTGATGCATACTCCTACATGATAAAAACTGGCATGTATTTTGCAGGGCGTTCGGCTGGTAGCCTTTGGgctgattttggatgattgaatagtattctgtaagagggaataagctgaaacaaacgGGAACAAGTGTGCATTGATGAACAGACCAAGCACTCCGACACATCATTCGTACATGTCATTTGGTCCAAGATTGCGGTACTAGCAAATCACATGACACATTTCTGGTGAGCAAGCAGCAAAGCCCCATCCAGCTGTGAGATGGGAGCAGTTGCGAAGAACCAAATACACCATCATACGTGTGCAGTGCAGTGTACCACACATAAAAAAAAATTAGGGTAGACAACTAATAAAATCCAGGATCCAACTGGACACATTAGATTGGAGCGCTTGTCCCCATTATCCCACATCGACAATGGCACCCACCAGTCACAGTCACAGGTACCCCAATCAAGGCATGGAAACAAATTTTGCTGATTCGGTCAGATGGATGCAGCAAAATTCATCCCAGATTACTGACACCTCAACTTACTGACATCTCAGATTCACCTGAATTCAACTGGTGCCAAAAACAAGATTCCAACTTCCATATCATATTATCAAATACAATACCCCTATCAAGCCGGGATTCCCATCTCATCTGTGtcaaaatttatttaaatttatttatttttaggaCTCCTGCACTTTTCTGGTCCAACAGAAGGCAAGGCACAGAAAACAGTTGGGCAAAACCTTTGCTTGTAGTCTACATCAAAAGGTTAGGCACGCAACCCCCACCTTATTTCTGTTGGATTGTGCAGTTATTTGAATTTGTGGGTTCTTTTAGCCGACTCAAGAGTGTTTGACAAAAGCATTGCAATTGTCATCGGCCCAACACCTCCTGGGACTGGTGTGATTGCTCCGGCAACCTTGGAGGCTTCCTCGTAACAGA encodes:
- the LOC136475559 gene encoding rac-like GTP-binding protein 6 gives rise to the protein MSASRFIKCVTVGDGAVGKTCMLISYTSNTFPTDYVPTVFDNFSANVVVDGNTVNLGLWDTAGQEDYNRLRPLSYRGADVFLLAFSLISKASYENVSKKWIPELKHYAPGVPIILVGTKLDLRDDKQFFVDHPGAVPITTAQGEELRKQIGAPYYIECSSKTQLNVKGVFDAAIKVVLQPPKAKKKKKVQRGACSIL